In Nematostella vectensis chromosome 2, jaNemVect1.1, whole genome shotgun sequence, one genomic interval encodes:
- the LOC125560927 gene encoding synaptotagmin-5-like produces the protein MIKNSLDPLLESCLPPFIASIEVNDFTLGTHTPFIKYVEAYDNFDDLRKLRATALSMRSPPDDLLTRPKYKAVLDLDIGLASPEARFVIRIRLGNKGILGTETDIAIEDFQISGRMQLVFSFNRNIAFPHLASISFCFLEEPQVSFNIRMLKAVQLMDFPLVRQWVTQLVNDTLKLSLVDPDRIYIPLCEDPDDAGRGADCACGALTLKITGGVQGRPTDDTYWCVVSLGDQKYSTKEISSEGPWSDHVTILVYNLHYDKVIVKVKGKRKLGTKYTVFQDTTALARLYLDSNPIQEKCFEKEGLRGSSMKMEMEYTPLPVVTIPSEEDSEQFEELAVSTSQRLRTDPDEVSGVLLVCMHGGESMIPMDKNGLSDPYCVVYANRNLMKKTEVAKETLDPVWNAMVEFPVANFTQVTLSFAVFDKDDAIDDFLGSCNFKLTKV, from the exons ATGATCAAAAATAGCTTGGATCCACTTCTTGAGTCCTGTTTACCGCCATTTATCG CCTCCATAGAAGTGAATGATTTCACTCTTGGTACTCACACTCCATTTATCAAGTATGTCGAGGCGTATGATAATTTTGACGACCTACGAAAGCTTCGAGCTACGGCACTAAGCATGCGATCCCCGCCAGACGACCTTCTCACCCGCCCCAAGTACAAGGCCGTGCTCGACCTGGACATTGGGCTAGCATCACCAGAAGCACGCTTTGTCATTCGCATCAGACTCGGAAATAAGGG GATACTTGGCACTGAGACTGATATTGCGATTGAGGATTTCCAGATCAGTGGACGAATGCAGCTGGTGTTCAGCTTTAATCGTAACATCGCTTTCCCACACCTTGCCTCcatatcattttgttttcttgaagA GCCACAGGTATCGTTCAACATCAGGATGCTGAAAGCTGTCCAACTTATGGACTTTCCATTGGTTCGGCAGTGGGTAACACAGCTTGTGAATGACACACTCAAACTTT CTCTAGTCGATCCTGATAGGATATATATCCCACTCTGTGAAGATCCAGATGATGCAGGAAGAGGAGCAGATTGTG CCTGTGGAGCTCTGACACTGAAAATCACAGGAGGAGTGCAAGGCAGGCCTACAG ATGACACCTACTGGTGTGTCGTCTCACTTGGGGATCAAAAGTACAGTACAAAAGAGATAAGTTCAGAGGGACCCTGGAGCGATCATGTCACTATTCTAGTTTACAACTTACATTATGACAAG GTCATTGTCAAAGTCAAAGGCAAAAGAAAACTGGGAACAAAGTATACTGTCTTCCAGGATACCACGGCTCTAGCCAGACTTTACCTTGATTCAAATCCGATTCA AGAAAAGTGCTTTGAGAAGGAGGGATTGAGGGGCAGTTCTATGAAGATGGAGATGGAGTACACACCTCTACCCGTGGTGACCATTCCAAGTGAAGAAGATTCTGAACAGTTCGAAGAACTAGCCGTAAGCACTTCACAACGCTTGCGTACTGACCCTGATGAAG TTTCAGGAGTGCTTCTGGTATGTATGCATGGTGGAGAAAGTATGATTCCTATGGATAAGAACGGACTGAGTGACCCTTACTGTGTTGTCTATGCCAATCGAAATCTG ATGAAGAAGACGGAAGTAGCAAAAGAGACGTTAGACCCTGTCTGGAATGCCATGGTAGAGTTCCCAGTAGCTAATTTTACACAG GTGACGCTATCGTTCGCGGTGTTCGACAAGGACGACGCCATTGACGACTTCCTTGGATCATGTAACTTTAAGCTTACTAAGGTATAA